A stretch of DNA from Bacillota bacterium:
GCTGAATCATCGGGTGATTTAATACGTGAACGGTAGCCATGGTCCTCTTCCTTTCCTAGCTGAAGATGCATCGTAGGTCTTGTTATTCAGTATAAAGCTTAAATCTGTTTTCCCGAATACAGTGGATAAAGCGCACATAGATCCCGTACCCGCGCCTTGAGCTTTCCTTTTACCCCGGGTTCTTCAAACCGGGTCAGGGCCTGAGCAATTATGTCGGCGATTTCGTCCATGTCAGCGGTGGTGAGTCCCCGGGTAGTCATGGCCGGAGTACCGAGCCTAAGCCCGCTGGTCACAAAGGGACTCTCCGGATCGTAAGGAATAGTATTCTTGTTAACCGTGATATTGATCTCATCCAGCATGGCCTCGGCATCTTTCCCAGTTAGCTTCTGCGGCCTGAGATCCAGCAGCAGCAGGTGATTGTCCGTACCGCCGGACACCAACACAAAACCGCGGTTCATCAGTCCTTGGGCCAGGGCTTTGGCGTTAGCCACCACTTGCTTTTGGTAGTCCTTAAACCCGGGTGCCAGCGCCTCTTTGAAAGCCACTGCCTTCGCGGCAATGACATGCATAAGCGGCCCGCCCTGGATCCCGGGAAAAACAGCCTTGTCTATACTTTGAGCCTGGTCCTGGGGACACAGAATCAATCCGCCCCGGGGTCCGCGCAGAGTTTTATGGGTGGTGCTGGTGACAAAGTCGGCCACCGGCACTGGATTCGGATGCAGTCCGGCTGCCACCAGCCCAGCTATATGAGCCATATCAACCATCAAATAGGCGCCTACCTCCCGGGCAATGGAAGCAAAAACTTCAAAATCGATGATGCGCGGATAGGCACTGGCACCGGCCACAATTAGGCGCGGGCGCTCACGCCTGGCAATGGATCGGACCTGATCATAGTCGATACGGCCTGTGTGCTCGTTCACTCCGTAGTCTACAATTTGGAACCATTTACCGGACATGTTAATAGGGTGCCCATGGGTGAGATGTCCGCCATGGGTAAGACGCATACCTAAAATAGTGTCCCCGGGCTTCAAAACCGCAAAATAAATAGCTGTGTTGGCCTGAGCCCCGGAATGAGGCTGGACGTTGGCGTGCTCGGCATTAAAGAGCTCGCAGGCTCGCTGCCTAGCCAACTCCTCAGCAATATCCACAAACTCGCAGCCCCCGTAGTACCGCCGTCCAGGATAGCCTTCCGCATACTTATTGGTTAAAACCGACCCCTGAGCTTCCAGCACTGCTTCACTGACAAAGTTTTCGGAGGCAATGAGTTCCAAATGACTTTGCTGCCGCAACAGTTCCTGCTCAATGCTCCCAGCAATCTTAGGATCGACCACCCGCAAAGACCCCACCTGGCATTTCCCCTTTCATAGCTCTTTGTGATTTAGCCCTCCGGTTTATCACTTTTTGTCTGGGGGCAGCTCGGTCCCAGGCTTTGCATAGACAGCTCGCATACCCCCGATCAGTCGCGGCCGTGTTCGCGCCGCCACCAAACAAGCCTTCCCCACCCGGTTCACCGCCAAGCGGGTAGGAATGGCCACCGGCTTCATATGCATGCCGATCAACGTGTGCCCGATATCCAGGCCGGCATGGGCTCGCACTTCTTCTACCAGTACCGGATCCGTAAATAAATCCATGGCCAAAGCAGCCAACGAGCCGCCGGCATGAGCTACAGGGTACACCG
This window harbors:
- a CDS encoding serine hydroxymethyltransferase, with product MGSLRVVDPKIAGSIEQELLRQQSHLELIASENFVSEAVLEAQGSVLTNKYAEGYPGRRYYGGCEFVDIAEELARQRACELFNAEHANVQPHSGAQANTAIYFAVLKPGDTILGMRLTHGGHLTHGHPINMSGKWFQIVDYGVNEHTGRIDYDQVRSIARRERPRLIVAGASAYPRIIDFEVFASIAREVGAYLMVDMAHIAGLVAAGLHPNPVPVADFVTSTTHKTLRGPRGGLILCPQDQAQSIDKAVFPGIQGGPLMHVIAAKAVAFKEALAPGFKDYQKQVVANAKALAQGLMNRGFVLVSGGTDNHLLLLDLRPQKLTGKDAEAMLDEINITVNKNTIPYDPESPFVTSGLRLGTPAMTTRGLTTADMDEIADIIAQALTRFEEPGVKGKLKARVRDLCALYPLYSGKQI
- a CDS encoding TIGR01440 family protein, translating into MLERAQLEPGSILVVGCSTSEVQGQHIGSAGNREVAAAILQPLLEIAGENRILLAIQCCEHLNRALVVEREALKQYQLEQVSVYPVAHAGGSLAALAMDLFTDPVLVEEVRAHAGLDIGHTLIGMHMKPVAIPTRLAVNRVGKACLVAARTRPRLIGGMRAVYAKPGTELPPDKK